In the Telopea speciosissima isolate NSW1024214 ecotype Mountain lineage chromosome 6, Tspe_v1, whole genome shotgun sequence genome, aaggacgaaattttgctacTACACTTATAGCAGAAATGTTCCTGTTAGGTATCTGCtaacagccaaggaaatgaaataattcacaTCTATTTTCAATCCATTTGAATACAAAAATACTTACCACATGGTAAATTGGATAGTGATGACTTTTTCTAGTCAGTAAATCCTGACTCCTCGTACTCACAATGTCAGTTTATCAAACTAGAATCAACTAAGTGGTAAAATAACGCTTATTTAACAGTctaattacccaaaaaaaaattatggaaaagaAATGAACGACTTACATTAATTGAAAACACGAGGGCAAAATATCAATATATTAAAGTGAGCATGATTAAATTTTTTagtatgaaatttgacacgtgacTAAACTATGTAATTTCTTGGATGACAATATTTAGAATTACCACATCACCCTTCCACATATCACACATAGTGAATGGGCTCTGCTAAAATTTTTTGCTCACAACGGAATTGAACgaatttttcattaatttttatattacaAGACTTCATTTCTACTGTTAGAAAAACAATTCTGTGAATCATTTATCTCAATTACACATGGGTTTTAGAATTCCATGGGGTTGGAGTAAGAGAGGTTTGAGGGATGGGGATTGGTTTGTAAAGCTCATAGTTTGGGTGTGGCTCTTGAGTCCCTTGGAAGCACTGGTGAAGCAAAACCAAGGGGGAGTTGCAGGGGTCTTGGGGTTCTACATGCCCCACCCCACTTTACTTTATCAGAATTTTCAAGTGGCCAGGGGTGCAATTAGGCAAAGCTGGGCTAAGTTGGACTGAGCCAGGTGTTTACCCTAGGTCCCCTTGACTAAGCCCAGGCCCAGATATATCGGGCTCAGCCTGGCCTACCCTTGATTGACCCTAGTTGGGCCTAGTTAGGTATAATTATAATGTTACAAGATTTTGCCCTCATTGAACTAATAGGATTTTActttcattaaaagaaaaaatgccTTATATTAAAATTACAATTTCTTTTTGATCAACTTTAGTTATAACAAGATTTAACCTATACATGCAGCTCTGAGCTGGGCCGGAATTAGACCAATATCtcagtccaaactccaaacccGACATGGTCGGACTGCGAATCAAGAAATCTCAGCCCTAATCCTGCCCTCCCAGGCTCAAGATAGACTTGAGGAGGTTCGGGTTCACCCGACTACACTTGCATCTCCTTCAAAAGAGAGACTTGATATGTGTtaatatgcttttttttttttttgtttcctttacttttcttttcttggcttccaaacacaGCTTATCTCAAGTAACGAGAGAGGGTCCATGGAATTCATCTTCACAAATAACCATTGGGAGGTGTGTCAGTGTCCTATGATCGTGGGGCTGTGGGCTATCGAGAGTCGAAAGTCGAGAATCGAGACTCAGAGCAGTCCATTAAGGTTAAGATTTTCTAAGTTAGACACCCCAATGATGTAGGAGGGCACGCCATGCGGACTAGCCAATAGCAAAGAGAAGGAAACCAAAGCCAAAATGATTCCCATCAAGTGAGGATACTTTGGTACATTCACATTCCATTGAGTAGAATGAGGGCAATGCACTCCTAGGGCGCAGTATATCAGGATTCACTCATGATAATTAGCCGGCAAAAAACGATGAGTCCATATAAAAGGCGCACCCCAACTTGAGCTCATAATTTCAGTAGCTTtgctttttccctctctttttaaAAATTGAGCCGCGGAGACCGAGAGTGAggattgaggaagaagaaagaaaccaaacGCAGGAGACCTAATCTTCCGAAGCTCAACCATGCCTCGAGAGATCATAACTTTGCAGGTTGGACAATGTGGAAATCAGATCGGGATGGAGTTCTGGAAGCAGCTCTGCCTGGAGCACGGCATCAGCAAGGAAGGGATTCTCGAAGATTTCGCTACACAGGTTCACTTCTTCTGCTTTGATCTTCACTGATTCATTGTTTCGTATATGTTATCATTTTCCAGATCCTATTCGCCTGCTTGAGTTTTCGTTGCTTGTATCATTTTGTTTCGATCGAAGTGCTAGGTTAGACTCTGAAATCGGTATTTGAACGTTTATTTCAGAAGAATGCGTCAAAATTGAAGTCGTTACTCGAAAAATCTACTGATTGAAGTAAAAATGTGTTACTATTTTAGTCTCCAATTTTGCTTGTTAAAGTGGCTGTCGAACTTTTATTGGAAATGTGATTCTATTGAAAGCCATTTCAGCTGCAGATCTTCTGTTTCTGCTAAAAACTGTGATGCTTTGGTTCATGTTACAGTTTAACTGctcttttaaattatttactCACTCTTTTATCATTCAATTTCTCTGAAGTATGATGTATCCCCAAGTAATTTTAGTCTATCCATTATCGCTGCAGATTAGGATTTGTTGCTTTCTCAAAAttctcaacccccccccccccacccccttctgtaaaattctcatttctAGGAATGCCATTGAACTATTTTGCTGCAAGTATAATTGCTTTAGTCAGTCTCCAGGAGATTTTGAAAAGTAAGTAGACATGATGGTTTAAACATGGTTAAACAAGCATAAAAGTGTAAGTGGGAGGGGCTTCAAAGTGCTGACTTGACTAATGTATGGCACTGCAACACACAATAAGTTGCAGATTTACATGgcagtttaatttttttttaaatttgttgaTAGATTAAAAAGTTACATCATTTGGTCATTCTCTCGAAATTTTTAAcatatttccccttttttttttttaaaacaactATAATTTTACTCATTTACATGTTTAAGGAATTCAATATCAAAATTATTAGAACTTACTGTATTAGTTATGACTAGCTTACATTGGTATATCTTGTATGGATGTTGTAGGGGGGTGACAGGAAAGACGTTTTTTTCTATCAAGCTGATGATCAACACTACATACCACGAGCGCTTCTGATGGACTTGGAGCCCCGAGTCATTAATGGCATTCAGAATAGTGAATATCGGAATCTCTACAATCATGAGAACATATTTGTCTCAAATCATGGTGGTGGTGCCGGAAATAATTGGGCTAGTGGGTATCACCAGGTTCGTTTTTAGGTCTTTGTATGCTAACTGTTTCTGTACTCATATGTTGTCTAGTATTggtggaaaaattttgaatatACTTTTATTGAGATTGTATTATGAGTCTGTTTGTATACTTGAGAAGTAGTCATTGAAAGTTCTCTCTTATTTAAAGAGCTTTCCTTGATTTTCTTTGGGTCTTTTATGATTAATAGTCATACCCTGGTGTTCTCTTGTTAACACTAGCTCTTTCAATACAATTGCCTCCTGTGCCATTTTGATGAAATCTTGTTGTTATGCAATGATTTGTAGGTTCAAAACAGTGCAAATGTTGCAGATAAAACATGATTCCACAAGCTGCCTTTTTCTTAGGCATTTAATCCATTTATTCAATATTAAAATACTAAATTTAATTTGGAGAGAGATACACTGGCACATAGTTTTATGGCATAGATCTCTTTAAACCGTATATGAGCTTCTTATCCTTCCATCTACAAGTAACAAACTAATGAATTAAATTAAGGAAGGCTCCACTGGTATGAGACATGccaatttttaataattttctgTATGAAGATAGATGATGGTGAAAACTCTGCAGGGGCATGTGCAATTAGAAAAAAAGTGTGTTTCATATAAATTTAtgaactaatatatatatatatatatataaaggtgTAAATAGAAATTGGGGGAGTGTGAGGTGGCTAGAGATAGTGCTTATGTTTTAGGAaatttcaagaaataaaaaaattttaaaaaatgacttTTAGGAACATAGaacaaattaaaatataaaCTCCTAAAAAAGGGGGGTCACGAGGATTGGTATTTTGGAAGCAAGATGTCCGAATCTCAATGACACCAGTTTCCTGTAAGTAAAGGTCTTGCAAAAATGGTTGAATTACGTAGTTCAATTTCAGAATGACCCATACAGagtcttttttgttttgccaACATCAAGTCCATCTTTGTGATTCCACAAACTAGTCTATATATTCCAATGTCTGAAGTTTTAAGCTTTCTATTGCATGTTCAATAATGGGAGAATTGTCCCTTACTCTTTGTGCACTGTTAaccttttaaaaaattcttGAGTTATTGACATGGAACTATTAATCCCTATTCAGGGAGAGCAGGTTCAAGAGGAAATAATGGACATGGTTGATAGGGAAGCAGATGGAAGTGATAGTCTTGAGGGTTTTGTTTTATGCCATTCAATAGCTGGAGGAACTGGCTCAGGTTTTCCATCCTCTTTCTCTCTACCTCTCTTCGTTCAATCTTTTGAGCTCCTTGTTTTAAATGGATTTGTCGTACAATgtatcaattttcttttttccatagaAACTTCATAGTGCTGTCAATTTGGAGTTCGTGTTTTATTAATTACTTGCTTAAGTGCAGGAATGGGTTCATATTTATTGGAGACTCTAAATGATCGCTACAGCAAAAAACTTATTCAGACATACAGTGTATTTCCTAACCAGATGGAGACAAGTGATGTGGTGGTCCAGCCATATAACTCACTCTTGACTCTTAAGCGGCTTACACTGAATGCTGATTGTGTTGTTGTTCTTGACAATACTGCACTGAATAGGATAGCAGTAGAACGCCTTCATCTATCTAATCCTACCTTTGCACAAACAAATTCTTTGGTTTCGACTGTAATGTCTGCAAGCACAACCACTCTTCGGTATCCGGGGTATATGAACAATGACTTGGTTGGGCTTCTTGCTTCTTTAATTCCAACTCCAAGGTGCCATTTTCTAATGACGGGATATACACCACTCACAGTGGAGCGCCAGGTTAGATTCAATCATTCATGTTATTTAATTCGTAATTCCTCTTACAGAAAATGCATTTTGGGTTTGCCTGGTATCTCTTAGTTTTGTGGCAAAGAGGAGGCTTGACTTCTATGAGAGACATAATCTGTGTTCTTAAGACTCTGGAGCTGATGAAAAATAGGAATTTTGCGTTGTTGAACCTTTGTGTGCATGTGCATGCCTGCACACATATGTACATGTGTTTGTTTGCTTTGTTTCATTGCTTATATTATTTCTTTCCAAAAACCTGTAAGAGTCTAATTTAAGTTTTGGGGATGTGGTATGATCTAAATTATTACTTCAACTGGATGGTTTTTCATGTTGTAACGTTGTGATGCTTTCTTTATGCATCTCTCCCTCCTAAAGAACCCACTAAAAGCATCCAAAATTCCTGTCTGTATAGACTTCCCAAATTATTATTGCTtgccattcttttttcttttcctggtAAGGTGGCAGTAGATTTGAGGACTGAATGATTCCATTGACCTTCTTTTTGAGGATTGTGCCCTTGTTGAAGTGAAGGTGTTGAAATGATTGGGTAGGAACTATTGTTGTTTAGGCATTAAATTTGGGTGGTGTCCATTGTTTTGTTTATCAATACTTGTAGATGTGTTGTTGGTGAACAAAAAGAAATACAGAAACACATTCAGAATGTGGCTTCAAGGTACCATGGTACATGAATAAGCTTTTACCATAGTCACTTTATTTTGTTGGTGAATAAGCTTTTACCATAGTCACTTTATTTTGTTGGTGGTACTAGTACATATTGTGTTTGTTCTTATTATACTGACCACCAACAATATGGTGAACAAACCGATGCTGACTATAGGACTTGACAATCTCAAAGCAACCATTTGTGTGCTCTTAGGGTGCTTTGTTTTCTTGCAAAATCGAATTTGTCATTTCTTGCCTATCTAGTTCCATTTGTTTATTGTTGTAGCTGTCTGATGTAGGTAGTTTTGTCTTTGGCAGGCTAACGTTATTCGGAAAACTACTGTATTGGATGTAATGAGGAGACTTCTGCAGGCAAGATCCCCTGTTGATTGAAGTGTCTTCATAATTTCCAAGCCTTTTAccaattggaataaataaaagaaaactgcTTAGCCCTTCTTAGACTAGGGGTAGATGGGCTTCTTACTTTAGCGTGTTTTGCAGTCGAAGAATATCATGGTTTCCTCTTATGCTCGAACAAAAGAAGCAAGTCAAGCAAAGTACATATCGATATTAAATATCATTCAAGGAGAAGTAGACCCTACTCAGGTAGTGTTTTTCTCTGGCACTGTTTTACAATGTAAGTTCTCATACATCCTCAAGTGGTCCTTGTTCTCTCATCTCAGCCATGAACTTCTTGTTCCATTGTGGAGCTGCATCTAGCAAACTACTAAGACGATGGATTGGTAAAAGTGGGGTTTTAAGGGATTCAATGTATATCACATTACATCCTATTATGTAGCTCTTGTGGTTGGCTAttctacagtttttttttttatactggCCGTTTTCTATGCCATGTTCATAgctgtcaaggcgtcacctaggcatccaggtgccttggtcaccttgcTTCCAGGCCCCATCCAACGCCTTGGATCATgtagacgctgtgacaactatagCCCACTTTAATTTTTTCCTGTTCTTATGAATAAAGATTGTTATCCCCAATATCCCCGCCGCCAggggaaaattttttttgattcTTGAGGAAGGAATCCATTTTGTAGAAATTAATTGCGAGTTCTATTTGATGCAACCCTGTGTTTGAAAACTCTGATTACGGGTCTTTATGGGCCCATCCATGCGCTAAGAAACCCCAAATAACTAgcaattaattattttttactACTGAAACCAATTCTAGCATAAGAAGAACCAGactttgtttcttgtttcaaTGTCTCAATAGTAGATAATTCTGGAAGTAGTAATAATGCCAGAATCACTCCAAGGTAAAGATATATCTCCCAAATTCTGAAAGCAAAAGAAGGGGAATAAGATCGAATCAATTATGTGGGGCTGTTAAAGTTGCCAAGAACAGAGCACAAGTGATATGCTTAAAAAAAATCATGCAGAAACAagtagggagaagaagaacagagaaagaagTATAAGAAGAGTAATAGTGGAGTAAGATCTGACATGAGAAAGGAGAGATCAGAGACGGAAAAAACCAAGAGCACTAATCGGCAAATAAACAGGTGTCATAGGCAACCACTCAAACAAATATTCAATATTCACCCCATTTCATTGGATTgcttacatatatataaaagaaaaactcCTACTTTAGTAAGTAAACAGAATTATAAAGCAAATTGGACTCATCTACTATGGTGCAATATCTTTTCATGGATGCATCTCTTTTGTCAGAAACAAAGCTCATTAAGACAGTTTCATTCAGGATATCCATGTTGCAGTTTACATGATATTTGGGGGTGACTCATAGAGGCACTGCCCTTGGGACTTGGGGCAGAACGACCTGGTACAGTTGGAAGTTGAATTAATTAGCtttagaatattttatttccttcatAGTGGGGCAATAGAAGCTAGGCTTTTTTGAGGAGAAATTCTTTTGCAGGTCTTATTTGTGACTGCCTTAATCTTAATTGATTGGGTTTATTAGAGATGAGGTAACCTAGATTCTTTGTAGCTTCCTCTATTGTCATTGGTCATTAGAATATTGTTATATTGCACATCTGGTCCCCTGATTGCATTTTTAATCTTcttttggtttcattttttgttgttgtttctaATAAATTTATTACACCACAAGATTACGATAGTCTTAGCAATAATATCGGTAATTCTGTGTTGATGCTCACTGCTTTACTGGAACCAGGTTCATGAAAGCTTGCAGAGAATACGTGAAAGAAAACTTGTTAATTTCATTGAATGGGGTCCTGCAAGCATTCAGGTATCTTTTCCATTAGAATAAAGAGTAAGTACATTACACCAATAGTTTCTTAATGTGTTATTAATGTAGCATATATATATTCTgtttttgctcttcttttgcAGGTGGCATTGTCTAGAAAGTCTCCATATGTTCAAACAGCTCATAGAGTAAGATCAATCCTCTATTgctgaattttgcttctttctgTATCAACATAATTAGGAGTTAGTTTGTCCTTCCCAACTTCTCGGGGAAAATTCTTATTTTGTTGGTGCATTTGTCATTTTGGGTATTCTTGCTCTTCTT is a window encoding:
- the LOC122665158 gene encoding tubulin gamma-1 chain, whose protein sequence is MPREIITLQVGQCGNQIGMEFWKQLCLEHGISKEGILEDFATQGGDRKDVFFYQADDQHYIPRALLMDLEPRVINGIQNSEYRNLYNHENIFVSNHGGGAGNNWASGYHQGEQVQEEIMDMVDREADGSDSLEGFVLCHSIAGGTGSGMGSYLLETLNDRYSKKLIQTYSVFPNQMETSDVVVQPYNSLLTLKRLTLNADCVVVLDNTALNRIAVERLHLSNPTFAQTNSLVSTVMSASTTTLRYPGYMNNDLVGLLASLIPTPRCHFLMTGYTPLTVERQANVIRKTTVLDVMRRLLQSKNIMVSSYARTKEASQAKYISILNIIQGEVDPTQVHESLQRIRERKLVNFIEWGPASIQVALSRKSPYVQTAHRVSGLMLASHTSIRHLFSKCLNQYEKFRKKQAFLDNYRKFPMFADNDLSEFDESQEVIESLVDEYKACESPDYIKWGMEDRDRALTGEGNASGTGIQN